The Papio anubis isolate 15944 chromosome 2, Panubis1.0, whole genome shotgun sequence region CTTAAGCTGttgtttgaaaagaaaagatCTTGCACACTATTGCCTCACAAGATCCTTAGCTACCCTTAACTCCACATATTTCCCCTTAAAGgaaggttttggttttggttttgttttaatctgaTTTCATGTGTGTAGGGGGTGAGAAAAAAGGCTTGAAAGACAGCATCCAACTCCCAATCCCCTTTCAGAAGAGCTTAATTAAACCCACTCGTTAAAGTCaagttcaaaagaaaacaacaacaaaaaaacccccaaatttCTCAAGTCAAGAGTTTGGAAGCCCCAGAATGTTGGGGCTGAAAGGAGCTAATCCAATAGCTTCATTCTATAAAGAGGAGAGTGAGTCCAACAGTAAAAATCTATCAACTTTTCTAAAGTACCATTAGCTAAATAATCTATTTGTTTACTTCAAAAACTCTATTTTTACCagtgaacttaaaaaaatatgttgttccctatataaattacttttaaggGCAAAAACATTCATTGGAggttttctacaaaaaaataaagtaaaaatggacaaaaatcagTATAACTAAACTATGGTTGATATTCAAAATCACTGTTATTTTTAAGGTGATCCATACCCCACATGAGCTTCAAAACAGCTGATCAAATGCACCAGGCAGTTACAATTACCTTTATTTAATATCTAACATTTATGGAATGCTTACAATTTGTCAGATACTACGTGAAGTATTTTGCATGTATTACAGCATTTACAAGAACAGAGAAACAAGCTTAAAAGCCATAGCTTAATGATAGTCacatactataaaaataaagtaaatcctactaaaattataattcaGAAAATGTAAGGCAAATGAAGTTCCACAAATAGTAAAACTCCCAGCTCTTCCCCCTAAACAAAGAACTTTCTCCATTTCCTACAAACAAGACCATCTTCACTACATTCAGGTTATAAAGTCAGAGACTCTGTCTGAACTTCAAGAAATCCAGAcagcatttctctttctctctttctgtaagTTCAATAGGTGAAATACAAATACTGACAGAAAAGTTATCAACCATAACTTGTCGTCTTGCCAATTACTTCAATAACTCAATTTTTGAATACTCCAAGACTCCTATTtacacaatataaaaatcaacatagTTCCTCTCCTCCATTTTTCTCCACAGGATTACAGTATACTTGGCACTAAAATACACCTCTTAGTAAAGTAAAAATGTGAAGACGAAAAGAGAGTATTAGAACAGAAGATAAAGGTACTACTAGCATTCTCTTGTTGCTTgatgtttataaacatttttttgaagaCAATAATTCTATGGATAAACTGTTGTAAACTAGTGAAACTATCCAACAATAGGAAGAAAGCCGTACTCTCAAGCCATTTCATATAGGGAAATTTATATTACAAATCTATACAGCCTTACATAGATAAGGTATGTGTGTACACATCTTACAGACACTTAGTATCTTTCACCTCTCCTTTCAAGGCATAATAGCAACTtcaaattttactgttttttttcaaatcagaAGAGGTGAGTTTAATGGATTAAATTCAtaagtatttttcagttcttaACCACCttctcaaaagaaatttttacatGCTTATTCTGAAGCATTCTTAATACACTGGAAGTTTTGTTAAGAATACTTTGATGAAGTCAGTTCGaagactttttttcccctaaagttgTTAATTTCTGGACAATGTAAGAAAAATCTAGTTTGTCACCAGCTGTCCAAAAATTCGACAAGTAGCTCCCTCTCCTGGACGAAAAAAGTGAGTTCCTCTTAAAGCTGTAAAACATTTgtactcttaaaaaaatttttttttaatacatgaagTAATAAACAGCCAAATCTGAGTTTTTCTATAAGTATCAATTAATATCTCAATATTACTGTAAACAGCTATAAACAGTTTTATAGAAACCTGtataaatactaaaaatgtaGTTTCCTAGCTAACAAAGGTAATGAACATCATAATTTGACTTACTGTACAGCAACCTTTGTACTTGACCACAGAATGTTGAGATACCTTCCATTTTGGTGGTTTTATACAATCATCAGTCCTCAAGTATATTGTTCAGACTTGTAAATTCACTAGCTTTTACCAAAGATCAAGTGATTCTACAAAGAAAGCGGCAGCTCTACGAAgacttttacttaaaaatatcttcttcctCTACTTGCTTGTTaatccagttttaaaaaaataacatgccTATATGACTGGTTGGTGCTAAAGACCCCTAAATTATACTACACCACACGTAATTAGctataattataatacatatattagtaTTAGTACTATTGCCGGGAACTGGGTtgtgtaaatttaaaatgtaatttacaaATCTCACACTCTAAAATGTTGAGACATGTTTCATCACATACCAAAAACAAATTGTTATCCTATGGCCCATCTATTTATCCACTCAGAGCAATTGTGCCATTATGTgtcatatataagaaaataattgtgcATTTTCAAAAAAGGCTGTTTCATCACTAAAGATGAGAAGAGATAAAGAGTACGTTTGAGGGAAAAGttaaacagaaaacaagataaaAGCACACTTTATCTCAACTAAAAAGTAAACTGAGAATGCCATAagttcaaacttaaaaaaatataaaaccttccTGCACAAAGCACAAATTTACCTTAGCGAAAAATCAGATGCCAAAGTTTCTCAAATTTAATGCTATGACTACACTTACAAAGAACTGGCTACACAATGTTCTTAAAATATCAATTCTACTATTAGTTGTTACTAGTACACCACTATTCAAAATTACCtaataaaaaaatctttcagtAGGGACGCCAGCATCTTAAGTATAGTAAATGTATATTACACTAAGATAGCTCCTTGCTAAATTTTTGGGTCTCAGAGAATTTGTCCGGGTATCTACTTCAGCAAATTGCTAACACAATCTCCATGAACCAACCTTGTTAATATAAacaaggctttttttcttttttttaaagatagcttAATGAGAAACTTCAGTTCAAGTGTATGTACATCACAGATATAGGCTAAACCTTTAGAGACTGACTAGTTTGGGaactactgaaaaaagaaaatttcatggaAAGTTTAACCAGTTTTATGCATCCATTCAGTTAGGAGATACAGCAGTATTTAAAATACACTCTGACTTTAAAATTAACCCAATACACATAGCCTCTGATGTCCTGAAATTTATTAAGACCCACACTAAAGTTTCATTTGaggcaaaatatttgttttacattatttgGCTGAACTAATCAAACGAAGCTGGTTTCTTTTGGCTAAAATGGATAGTGTGGAGCTTgagaaaagaaagtaatataaataaatctgCACTTTCCCATTCATgcattttagattaaaaaacaaacaacaaaaaaaaaaacaccctgtaCAAACCCTCCAGCCCTCAGTGACATTCttaaaaacccagaaagaatgtGAAGTATACCAAAATTACTTGTgaactttaaatcatttttttctcttgtcatgGAAAGGAGCACGGTAACTTTTCCTGTAGACAGCAAGAGAAACCACAACCCCACAGCTGTAATCACTGTTCAAGGACACCGCACTGAAGCCGGGTGGGAATGTGCAGAAACAAGTAAATACTCCGAAAGTaaacagtgtttttgttttttgttctctttttgatGTCACCAGTAAAGAGATTCCATCCTATTCCCCTAAAAGACACATTACTTTTCAGAATAAAATCAGACGAAAGCAAATAACGCAATTGGCGAAAGGCAAGAATCTCCTCCCCTGATACTCGCTCTGGCCTACTATTTCATCTCCCTTCAACTAGATTACCAGATGAATAGGGCAGGTCACAGGATCAGGATGAAAATGTCCTTCTGGCCTTAAGCCCTCCCAGCCAAGTCCGACGCTGCCTtacttttcctgtttctctgatTCTAATCCCACCCAAAGCTCGGCTCACGGATTAACCCCACCCCGGCCACTGTCCCATTCTCCGACTTCATCCTCCCCAACTTGTCCCCAAATTAGCTATCCAAATGACTGCCAGGTAAATGAGGGAAAACAAAGACTCTGAAACCGAAGTTAGGCCAGCCACCAGCGCCAGAAAAGAAGAGCGAACGCGGTGTAAAACACTTCAGAAGAACTAAGAAAGGGTCCAAGGGCTCGTGAACAGCCTGCGCCGCGGACCTGCAAGCCCCGGCAGATAAAAGCAGAAAGGCAGGGAAGCGAGCGGAAGGAAACTCGCGGCAGAGACATTTTGGGGAGCGTTAAGAGACGCACTCCCTCTGGCGTTGAAGGATCCGCAGTCAAATCCGAAATGCGCCCGAATCTAGGTGACAAGAGCATACTCTCCATCAGCCAGGTCGCCCTCGGCCTCCCTACACAGCCCCAGGGCTCCCCCGGAGCCGCCCCTTCCGAAGCCTGCAGCCTGGCCCAGCCGGGCCGAGTCCGAACTGGCGGCGAGCGCGGACGGAGCCACTTCTCCCGACTCCGGTTCCCACGCGCGGCCCCTCCCAGGACGCCCCCCGCCCTGGCTCCGCGCCTACCTGTAGCACCAGCGGCTCGGGGTTGAAGGCCAGGGTCAGCAGCAGCTGCATGCGCTCCGAGTCCTTCAGGTTGCGGAGCAGGAAGCTGCCCGAGTCCTTGGTCTCCGCGTAGCGGCGCACCAGGCGGTCGAGAAGGCGCTGCGAGGGGCAGTGCACCAGGTCCGACCAGCCCTCCACCGCCTCGGGCGTGAGCAGACGCACGTCGCCGTTGAGGCGCGCGAACTCGGTCCGGGGCATGGCTTGCAGCAGGTCGCAGCGGGGCCGGCCGGTGGCCCGCTTGCAGATGCTCTGGTCGAGCTGCGCCAGCTCGCGCTGCGAGCCAAGGCGCTTGAGCACCACTCGGCGGCGGCCGCCCTCGCGGGGCTCGCCGTACTGCGCGAAGTACACGTTCTTCACGTTGAGGAAGTCCAGCAGGCGCAAACGGCCCCACGCCTCGAACACCACCTGCCCGTTGAGAAAGCGGCGGCACCAGCTCGTGCCGAAGCACGCCGGGCACTTATTGAGCTGCAGGAAGCGCCGGTCGGTCAGCTCGTTGCGCTGCCAAGAGGCGAGCAGCGACGGCGAGTGCAACACCATCAGCACCAACAGGCTGCCCAGCGCCGCCAGCTTCAGGGAGCGGGACAGGCGGCCCAGCTTCGGGGGCACCAGGCGCCACATACCGCCCGCCCGCCCGCAACGGGAGGGCGAGGGCACCCCCGGGGCGCCCCCGCCGCGCCAAGACCCGGAGAGCTACCGGCAGGAACCCCGGGCGAGAGAAGGAGCGAGCGCGGGGGCTGGGGTGGAGGACGGAGTAGGTGTGTGAGAGAGGAAGACGGGGAGCGGGAAGACGCGGGCCTGAGCGGGCTGCGACTTCTCCTAGTCAGTAGTCTCCACAACTCTCGAGCTCCCTCCTCCTAGCTCCCCGCCCTCCGACTCCGGCGGCGCCTCCTCCACGCCAGCCAAGTTATAGAGGAGCGGGAGGGGGAGGGAGCGCGGGGGCCCGACGGCCGCGCGCCCGTGCCCGCGCGCACGCGCACTGCCGGCTTGGCACGAGAGCTGCGGCGGCAGCCAGCCACGACGAGTGGGGTCTGCGAGGAAAGGAGGGACTCACggaaagggaagaggagctgGGATGTCTCACACCCACAAGCGGGAACGCACGTCCCAGAGCCGCACACCCCTGCTTGTGCGCGTCGGCTCTCTTGAGACCGAGAAggggggctgggggcggggccaGGGGGAGGAGCTAGCGCGTTGCGCGCCGCCCGGAAAGCGTAAGCGCGGGCTCGCGGGAGCGGCTGTGGGGGCGGTTCAGTGAGGGCGAAGCTCGGGCTCTCGAGGTCTGGGCCTGAACTCGCGGTTTCTAGTTTCAGAAAGACTCTTAGTTACAGTCATCTTTTATGATTATTGTGGTTTACTGGTGCCTTCCTTTTACCATTGTGGAAACGGCCCTTTAAGGGAGGAGggaataagaagaaatgaactgAGGAAGTCTATTGCAGTTCTTTTCCTCCGAAGGGCGCGcgaggaggaggcagagctggcgCGATTGCCTCCCCCGCCTTATATGGGTTGCTTGCGCGCCTGGGGGCGGGGCGAGGCCTGGGAGTGCCCGACTGGGCTTGTGTTCCCCGCAGCTCGTGCGCCTCACGGTAGGGGGTGGGGCCTGCGGGGAGACGGTGGGAAAGGCGCGAGTGGTGGCTGGCTGGTTGGAGCTTCATCTTTGGGGTTGTGTGtgtaaaagcatttaaaattttcttgagtGGGCACAGAAAAAAGTTCTCAAGCCAACGTCTTAAAGGGAAAAATAGGATGAAGGGGAACCGACGCGGCCTGGTGTCGCCAGGACGTCTGCCTCAAGCGCCACGAAGAAGCCGGAAAGAGCTTGCCAGGCTTGCCTCTGCTCCCCGCTGGCTGCCACAGCCAGGCCCCGGAGCCCTGCGGTTCCTCTCCGCGAGGCGGATTTCCCGGCGCCGCCTCTGAGGCGACGGGCCGCGAAGCGTTGCCCTGGCGGTAGCCCTGGGGACCCGGGGCTTCTTGGCGCTCCGCACGGTTACGTTGACTCAGTCACCCCAGACTGTGAAAGTGAGGTGCAGATGCCGCACGAAAGCACTGTGTTTAGGGGTAAGTTTTAGGGGACCCAGACTGTTTAGGTAGCGCCAGTAGATTACATTATTATCATGCTTTTCACTTTTAGTGCTAGAATAGTTAAAATGAGAAGTGATTTTTAGTCTGAGGGACAGGTGGTTCCCGATAGGTTATTAAAACATCTGAGTCTTAACTGAGTTAATTTTAGGGATTGAACAGTGCTTTTAGAAGACCATGGTCACTGGCATGTATAGATCAACTCTTTACAGCAAGTTAATAAGAAACATCTATACCAATGCTTTCAGTATTGTTTGATTGTAACAGGtatttgttacaaaaaaaaaaaaattcttagaagaactaagattttgaaaaactttgagaaatttaataaaatcaaaacacGTGATTTTGTAACGATTTGCATTGAATACAGACACAAATTGAAATCTTCAAAGCTTTGTAGAAATTGACTTACTGTACTTAAGTTTGGCTACTTCTACCTAGTGCCTTATGCTACCTTTGGTGGGAATTTTATTTAACTTGCTTTCAAATATTCCCAAACTCCATATAATATAGAGTTAAAAGCTCAAGTGAGATATTCTTAGGAAAAGGAATTTGGTGATGGTTCTGGAGACCTGTGCTGTAGTTCAGCTgtgaggctgctgctgctgctgctgaattGTAAACAAAGGGAGTTATTACTTaactacaacttttttttttctgacatcttTTCTATCTGCCTCATAAATTTGTTCGATTAATACTAGACAATCCATAT contains the following coding sequences:
- the DIPK2A gene encoding divergent protein kinase domain 2A isoform X1, which gives rise to MWRLVPPKLGRLSRSLKLAALGSLLVLMVLHSPSLLASWQRNELTDRRFLQLNKCPACFGTSWCRRFLNGQVVFEAWGRLRLLDFLNVKNVYFAQYGEPREGGRRRVVLKRLGSQRELAQLDQSICKRATGRPRCDLLQAMPRTEFARLNGDVRLLTPEAVEGWSDLVHCPSQRLLDRLVRRYAETKDSGSFLLRNLKDSERMQLLLTLAFNPEPLVLQSFPSDEGWPFAKYLGACGRMVAVNYVGEELWSYFNAPWEKRVDLAWQLMEIAEQLTNNDFEFALYLLDVSFDNFAVGPRDGKVIIVDAENVLVADKRLIRQNKPENWDVWYESKFDDCDKEACLSFSKEILCARATVDHNYYAVCQNLLSRHATWRGTSGGLLHDPPSEIAKDGRLEALLDECANPKKRYGRFQAAKELREYLAQLSNNVR